In the Helianthus annuus cultivar XRQ/B chromosome 11, HanXRQr2.0-SUNRISE, whole genome shotgun sequence genome, one interval contains:
- the LOC110890906 gene encoding aquaporin PIP2-7: MTKDIEVTEHHGGSSEYAAKDYHDPPPAPLFDAEELTKWSFYRALIAEFVATLLFLYVTVLTVIGYKSQTDPKLDLDQCGGVGILGIAWAFGGMIFILVYCTAGISGGHINPAVTFGLFLARKVSLVRAVGYMVAQCLGAICGVGLVKAFQSSYYNRYGGGANELADGYNKGTGLGAEIIGTFVLVYTVFSATDPKRSARDSHVPVLAPLPIGFAVFMVHLATIPITGTGINPARSFGAAVIYNNEKAWDDQWIFWVGPFIGAFAAAVYHQFVLRAGAIKALGSFRSNA; encoded by the exons ATGACTAAAGACATAGAAGTAACGGAGCACCATGGTGGCAGCAGTGAATACGCTGCCAAGGACTACCATGACCCGCCTCCGGCCCCGTTATTCGACGCCGAAGAGCTCACCAAGTGGTCATTCTACCGTGCACTTATAGCCGAATTCGTCGCCACTCTCCTCTTCCTCTACGTCACCGTTTTGACCGTCATTGGCTACAAAAGCCAGACCGATCCGAAGTTGGACCTCGATCAGTGCGGCGGCGTTGGCATCCTCGGCATCGCTTGGGCCTTTGGTGGCATGATCTTCATTCTTGTTTACTGCACCGCTGGTATTTCTG GAGGACACATTAACCCGGCCGTGACATTCGGGCTGTTTTTGGCGAGAAAAGTGTCGTTGGTCAGGGCGGTTGGCTACATGGTCGCGCAATGTTTGGGTGCCATTTGTGGTGTAGGTTTGGTGAAGGCTTTCCAAAGCTCGTACTACAACCGATACGGTGGTGGTGCCAACGAGTTAGCCGATGGTTACAACAAGGGGACCGGACTCGGTGCTGAGATCATCGGTACCTTTGTTCTTGTTTACACCGTGTTCTCCGCCACTGACCCTAAGAGAAGTGCACGAGACTCCCATGTTCCT GTATTGGCACCATTGCCTATAGGCTTTGCCGTATTCATGGTGCACTTGGCCACCATCCCGATCACCGGCACCGGCATCAACCCGGCCAGAAGTTTTGGCGCCGCCGTCATTTACAACAACGAAAAGGCTTGGGATGATCAA TGGATATTCTGGGTCGGACCATTCATCGGAGCCTTTGCCGCTGCGGTCTACCACCAGTTTGTGCTTAGAGCCGGCGCAATCAAGGCACTTGGTTCATTCAGAAGCAATGCATAA
- the LOC110888687 gene encoding uncharacterized protein LOC110888687, with translation MASNSWWCSSSSDEEEMFFANAVVKAAQILLEEEEEEEDEDGSSENIADDLAGLDPFFTQRPDARNYEGFTTLQKCTAVVRQLAYGTVADVLDEYLQMSARTSRECLYRFCHNVVKLYNKQYLRKPNAYDVQQLYQAHEARHGFPGMLGSIYCMHWEWHNCPTAWRGQYTRGDHGHPTITLEAVASQDLWIWHSFFGLPGSLNVLYQSTIFSDVVNGTGPDTRFTVSGVEYIRGYYLADGIYPSWSTIVKTISFPEDEKRKKFAKRQEAARKDIERCFGVLQKNGPSFNNRHVFSHRRGCAFVCTLAFCSIT, from the exons ATGGCATCTAATTCTTGGTGGTGCTCGTCTTCTTCTGACGAAGAGGAGATGTTTTTCGCAAACGCTGTGGTAAAGGCGGCGCAGATTCTTTtagaggaggaagaagaagaggaagatgaagatggcTCGTCTGAAAAC ATTGCTGATGATTTGGCGGGGCTAGACCCGTTTTTCACGCAACGACCCGATGCTCGGAATTATGAAGGGTTCACCACGTTACAAAAGTGTACTGCGGTCGTTCGCCAACTGGCGTACGGGACAGTGGCCGACGTTTTGGACGAGTACTTACAGATGTCGGCAAGAACTTCGCGGGAATGTTTGTATCGGTTTTGCCATAATGTGGTGAAACtgtataacaaacaatatttgcGGAAACCAAACGCGTATGATGTTCAACAATTGTACCAAGCTCATGAAGCAAGGCACGGGTTTCCGGGAATGCTTGGTAGCATTTATTGTATGCATTGGGAGTGGCATAACTGCCCGACTGCGTGGCGAGGCCAATACACGCGAGGTGATCACGGCCATCCAACCATAACACTTGAGGCAGTGGCGTCACAAGATTTGTGGATCTGGCATTCTTTCTTTGGGCTCCCTGGTTCACTCAACGTGCTATACCAATCGACGATCTTTAGCGATGTCGTTAATGGAACCGGTCCGGACACCCGTTTTACAGTTTCAGGGGTTGAGTATATACGCGGGTATTATCTTGCTGACGGAATATATCCGTCTTGGTCTACAATTGTAAAGACTATTTCATTTCCCGAGGacgaaaaaaggaaaaaattcgCCAAGCGTCAAGAAGCTGCAAGAAAAGACATCGAACGTTGTTTTGGTGTTTTACAAAAAAATGGGCCATCATTCAATAACCGGCACGTGTTTTCACACCGAAGAGGTTGCGCCTTTGTATGTACGCTTGCATTTTGCTCCATAACATGA